One region of Ignavibacteriota bacterium genomic DNA includes:
- a CDS encoding glycosyltransferase family 4 protein, with protein sequence MIGDRPRIGFLTSSNAAGGAELMAHRLAQWMAERGWPVYLFAGSTHPLWEATSGDRLTVIDAASVRNYARRIEDEHIRCMFVNSSRDLRLAVRGAWLCRPACPLVMLQHMQPGRRKRDPLHVWMFSKLSYWVSPLQGLADLTHQATGIPREKIRVIPHGIELRRFIQPAIDRVTARTVFGLPSDVVVIGNVGRLDYGKGQVHLLEALAILRRRGRNVVALIVGDETAGESQNTAAHLRARAKALGISDATFFHAARPDVETAFRAMDIFALTSLSETYGLVTIEAMASGLPVIGTRSAGTPELLDDGRTGLLVPPADSAALASAIEELLENSVLARTLSDAARHEAMLRFSHSAQCEALEVLISDALKS encoded by the coding sequence ATGATCGGCGATCGGCCGCGCATCGGGTTTTTGACATCGTCGAACGCTGCCGGAGGCGCAGAACTCATGGCGCACCGGCTCGCACAGTGGATGGCCGAGCGCGGCTGGCCGGTGTACCTGTTTGCCGGTAGCACTCATCCGCTCTGGGAAGCAACGAGCGGGGATCGCCTCACAGTCATCGACGCGGCATCCGTGCGCAACTATGCGCGGAGAATAGAGGACGAACACATCCGATGTATGTTCGTGAATTCCTCGCGCGACCTGCGACTTGCCGTGCGAGGAGCATGGCTGTGCAGACCCGCATGCCCGCTGGTGATGTTGCAGCACATGCAGCCCGGACGACGCAAGCGGGATCCGCTGCACGTATGGATGTTTTCGAAGCTGAGCTATTGGGTATCACCTCTGCAGGGTCTTGCCGACCTGACACATCAGGCCACAGGCATCCCACGCGAGAAGATCCGCGTCATTCCTCACGGGATCGAGCTGCGGAGATTCATCCAACCTGCCATCGACCGCGTGACTGCGCGGACGGTGTTCGGACTGCCCTCCGATGTCGTCGTCATTGGCAACGTCGGGCGGCTCGACTACGGGAAGGGCCAGGTGCACCTCCTCGAAGCACTCGCCATCCTGCGCCGCCGCGGCAGGAACGTCGTAGCACTGATCGTGGGCGACGAAACTGCCGGCGAATCACAAAACACGGCCGCACACCTGCGAGCGCGTGCGAAGGCGCTCGGCATATCGGACGCCACATTCTTTCACGCAGCACGGCCTGATGTTGAAACAGCGTTCAGGGCGATGGACATCTTCGCGTTGACGAGTCTCTCCGAAACCTATGGGCTTGTGACGATCGAGGCGATGGCATCGGGGCTACCGGTCATCGGCACACGCAGCGCCGGCACGCCGGAGCTGCTTGATGACGGACGGACTGGTTTGCTCGTCCCGCCCGCGGACAGTGCAGCGCTCGCATCGGCAATCGAAGAACTGCTCGAAAATTCCGTCCTCGCCCGCACCCTGTCCGACGCGGCGCGGCACGAGGCCATGCTGCGCTTTTCACACTCGGCGCAATGCGAGGCGCTTGAAGTGCTGATCTCTGATGCGCTGAAGTCGTAA
- a CDS encoding glycosyltransferase family 4 protein codes for MKSRITVYLLTNRWEIGGVRTHIMDLAEGLKQRGADVAIAAWDGGASRPKDVRFLALRLYGKGGRHKSLRGFFASADRLRRVILSEEGPVIVHTHSRYTLPLAALAVRGTKAARVYTAHSSFSDLGFLPWYPRHIICPSESAAEAFRAHVRQAARCVLSIIPHGVADSGIRVARPRELPSSIPSFVFLGRLAAGKGGETLIDAAGRLALRDVDAFRIVVVGDGPDRDAWERRTRLSGIKSLVHFVGAVDDPRPFLQHAAALVFPSTELEAAPMSVLEAMAARCPVLASDIPPLRELLADGRRGLLVEPGNADALAAGMERVLRDPAAFTPQMENAHAEVRARHSYETMLEQTLDVYSASCGTGLPMSR; via the coding sequence ATGAAATCCCGAATTACCGTTTATTTGCTCACCAATCGATGGGAAATCGGAGGTGTGCGCACGCATATCATGGACCTCGCCGAGGGTTTGAAACAGCGCGGAGCGGATGTTGCGATCGCTGCGTGGGATGGGGGTGCGTCGCGGCCGAAGGACGTGCGCTTCCTTGCTCTGCGTCTCTACGGCAAGGGTGGCCGGCATAAATCCCTGCGCGGCTTTTTTGCTTCTGCCGATCGGCTGCGCCGCGTGATCCTTTCCGAGGAAGGCCCCGTCATTGTGCACACACATAGCCGCTATACGTTGCCTCTTGCCGCCCTCGCGGTGCGCGGCACCAAAGCGGCGCGAGTGTACACCGCCCACAGCAGCTTTTCAGACCTGGGTTTCTTACCGTGGTATCCACGGCATATCATCTGTCCGTCCGAAAGTGCCGCTGAGGCATTCCGTGCGCATGTGCGTCAGGCCGCGCGCTGCGTGCTCTCCATTATTCCGCACGGAGTGGCCGACTCCGGAATCCGCGTCGCGCGCCCCAGGGAGCTTCCATCGTCAATCCCGTCTTTTGTGTTTCTTGGTCGCCTCGCCGCGGGCAAAGGGGGCGAAACGCTTATCGATGCGGCGGGACGCCTCGCGCTGCGTGATGTCGACGCATTCAGGATTGTTGTTGTGGGGGATGGACCGGATCGGGACGCATGGGAAAGGCGTACGCGTTTGAGTGGTATCAAAAGTCTGGTGCATTTTGTCGGCGCTGTCGATGATCCGCGGCCCTTCCTGCAGCACGCGGCAGCCCTCGTATTTCCGTCCACGGAACTTGAGGCCGCGCCCATGTCGGTGCTCGAAGCGATGGCCGCACGCTGTCCGGTGCTGGCGAGCGATATTCCGCCCCTCCGAGAGCTACTCGCGGACGGCCGGCGCGGATTACTCGTCGAGCCCGGCAATGCGGACGCGCTTGCCGCGGGCATGGAACGGGTGCTGCGCGATCCCGCAGCGTTCACCCCGCAAATGGAAAACGCGCACGCGGAAGTGCGTGCGCGTCATTCATACGAAACGATGCTCGAGCAGACGCTCGACGTCTACAGCGCGTCCTGCGGTACGGGCCTTCCCATGTCGCGATAA
- a CDS encoding PAS domain S-box protein, which produces MSRSGLRGVFTRLRDTFRASKHTRRTFLGIVLLGVIMLGVAAIEWKESRDELLGALESEASTLVTTVNRAGETIAESSARLEELLLERLTATGRLVAHLEEHGALTNARLAALARENDIGFLAVADVQGRLMASSSPDVAPAIADAALEGIAAVGRGEYTWISLGSIALPPRSSMLLVAHERRRGQGVILAGIDDGVVLDFRRRTGIGRLLREAGRTQGIEYAAVQDHDGILSASEAVTELTEIATDTFLLAALTSGEPRTRLLDLPEGRVLEVAQRINLPDNHQALTRVGLSLADVRAIQQRAMRRILFIALGVFVAGGFLIGFLLAQERYGLLREEHRRVTTSTDLVLDNIADAVVAIDSAGAVTVYNSAARRLFGHAEDKAPGAAYADLFPDDPLQLHSAIRSGSGNNFEEALTGSAGETMFLAVSTSVIHAANGFPELAIAVARDLTEERRLREQLRRREQLSAMGSLASGIAHEIRNPLNAIGVIAQRFRHEFVPTEDAEEYRALADTVRGEVARVNGIITQFLEFARPAPLRTTPKDLAASTRRALRVIESQARAAGVVVECEEHAQVRVDLDEEKWRQALINLFQNALDAMPSGGTLRCAVSRDGRDALLAISDTGVGISPDVIPRIFNIYFTTKSSGTGLGLTLVHQIVSEHGGSIDVRSVAHGGTTFTIRVPLANT; this is translated from the coding sequence ATGAGCCGATCAGGTTTACGAGGGGTGTTTACACGACTGCGTGACACCTTCCGAGCGAGCAAGCATACGCGTCGGACCTTCCTGGGGATAGTGCTGCTCGGTGTGATCATGCTTGGTGTTGCTGCGATTGAGTGGAAGGAATCGCGCGACGAATTGCTGGGCGCCCTCGAATCGGAGGCATCAACTCTTGTCACAACCGTGAACCGTGCGGGCGAGACCATTGCCGAATCGTCGGCGCGCCTCGAGGAACTGCTGCTCGAACGCCTCACAGCTACGGGGAGACTCGTCGCACATCTTGAAGAACACGGTGCGCTGACGAATGCGCGACTCGCGGCGCTGGCACGCGAGAACGATATCGGATTTCTCGCAGTTGCCGACGTTCAGGGACGGCTTATGGCATCCTCCTCCCCCGATGTCGCACCCGCAATTGCCGACGCCGCTCTCGAAGGTATCGCCGCTGTCGGACGCGGCGAGTACACCTGGATTTCATTGGGGAGCATCGCGCTCCCACCACGCAGTTCCATGCTGCTCGTGGCCCACGAACGCCGGAGAGGACAGGGCGTGATTCTGGCGGGTATCGACGACGGTGTGGTGCTGGATTTTCGCCGACGCACCGGCATCGGTCGTCTGCTTCGGGAGGCGGGACGCACACAAGGCATCGAGTACGCGGCAGTGCAGGATCACGACGGCATCCTGAGCGCAAGCGAGGCGGTCACCGAACTCACGGAAATTGCGACCGACACATTTCTGCTCGCGGCGTTGACGAGCGGGGAACCGCGGACACGCCTCCTCGACTTGCCCGAGGGACGTGTCCTTGAAGTCGCCCAGCGTATCAACCTGCCGGACAATCACCAGGCGCTTACCAGAGTAGGCCTCTCCCTCGCCGATGTCCGCGCGATACAGCAGCGCGCGATGCGGCGAATACTATTTATCGCGCTGGGCGTGTTTGTCGCGGGTGGTTTCCTCATCGGCTTCCTGCTTGCGCAGGAACGTTACGGCCTACTGCGCGAAGAACATCGACGTGTCACAACGTCCACTGATCTGGTGCTCGACAATATCGCCGATGCCGTCGTGGCCATTGATTCGGCGGGAGCGGTGACTGTATACAACAGTGCCGCGCGTCGCCTGTTCGGACACGCGGAAGATAAGGCGCCTGGCGCCGCATACGCCGACCTATTTCCGGACGATCCGTTGCAGCTCCATTCGGCAATACGGTCGGGATCCGGGAACAATTTCGAAGAAGCATTGACAGGATCCGCGGGGGAGACCATGTTCCTGGCCGTAAGCACCTCGGTGATCCACGCCGCAAACGGCTTCCCCGAGCTTGCAATCGCCGTTGCGCGCGATCTGACGGAGGAGCGGCGCCTGCGCGAACAGTTGCGCCGCCGCGAGCAATTGAGCGCCATGGGAAGCCTCGCAAGCGGCATTGCGCATGAGATACGCAATCCGTTGAACGCGATCGGCGTTATCGCGCAGCGTTTCCGGCACGAGTTTGTCCCAACCGAGGACGCCGAGGAGTACCGCGCCCTCGCCGACACGGTGCGCGGAGAAGTTGCGCGTGTCAACGGCATCATTACCCAATTCCTCGAGTTCGCACGGCCGGCTCCGCTGCGCACCACGCCGAAGGATCTGGCCGCCTCGACACGCCGCGCTCTTCGAGTCATCGAATCGCAGGCGCGTGCGGCCGGGGTTGTGGTGGAGTGCGAAGAACATGCGCAGGTCCGCGTGGATCTCGACGAGGAGAAGTGGCGGCAGGCACTGATCAACCTGTTCCAGAATGCACTCGACGCGATGCCCTCGGGCGGGACGCTTCGTTGCGCCGTCAGTCGCGACGGGAGGGACGCACTCCTGGCAATATCGGATACAGGAGTCGGAATTTCCCCCGACGTCATCCCCCGTATCTTCAACATCTACTTCACCACAAAAAGCAGCGGCACCGGCCTCGGGCTCACACTCGTACATCAGATTGTGAGCGAACACGGCGGCAGCATCGACGTACGCAGCGTCGCGCATGGTGGCACAACATTCACCATCCGCGTGCCGCTCGCGAACACCTGA
- a CDS encoding sigma-54-dependent Fis family transcriptional regulator — translation MNPFRIVLIDDEATQRDAIAGFLRKKGFDVATAASGAEGIHRAQEHHADIVLTDFKMPDLTGGDVLAQCTENCPGTPVVIMTAYGSVDGAVRLMKSGAFDYLQKPIDLDELVLVIERARERGQLLRENKALREQLTERYSFESIVSVSGEMEHVLNTAGRVAPSTAPVLVRGESGTGKELVARAIHIASTRNAQPLVVVNCAALPESLFESELFGHEKGAFTGAEKQRIGKFEQANGGTLFIDEVGDIPLPLQVKLLRAIQFGRIERLGGSESLDLDVRIVAATNRNLEEMIREGTFREDLYYRLNVVPIVIPPLRQRRADIAPLAQAFVEKYARANNKHVTALSREAMDALVQYSYPGNVRELENIVQRAVVLARDEILRVADLPGHVVIPGTAQRRDTAEEPRDLAEAVNELERTMISEALQRSGGNQVRAAEMLAISERTLRYKMQKLGLKG, via the coding sequence ATGAATCCATTCCGCATCGTACTCATCGACGACGAAGCCACACAACGCGACGCAATAGCCGGCTTCCTGCGCAAGAAGGGTTTTGATGTCGCGACCGCGGCGTCGGGCGCGGAGGGCATACACCGCGCACAGGAGCATCACGCGGACATTGTGCTGACAGACTTCAAGATGCCCGACCTCACGGGCGGTGACGTGCTGGCACAATGCACGGAGAACTGTCCGGGCACCCCGGTGGTCATCATGACCGCATACGGGAGCGTCGATGGCGCTGTGCGTCTGATGAAGTCGGGCGCCTTCGACTATCTCCAGAAACCCATCGACCTCGACGAGCTTGTGCTCGTGATCGAACGCGCCCGAGAGCGGGGACAACTGCTACGAGAAAACAAGGCCCTGCGCGAACAGTTAACCGAGCGATATTCATTCGAGTCCATCGTCTCTGTCAGCGGCGAGATGGAACATGTGCTCAACACCGCCGGCCGTGTCGCCCCGAGCACGGCCCCTGTGCTGGTGCGCGGTGAGAGCGGCACGGGCAAGGAACTCGTCGCCCGCGCCATACATATCGCGAGCACACGCAACGCCCAGCCGCTCGTCGTGGTGAATTGTGCCGCCCTTCCGGAATCCCTGTTCGAAAGCGAACTGTTCGGACATGAGAAGGGCGCCTTTACCGGCGCCGAGAAACAGCGCATCGGAAAGTTCGAACAGGCCAACGGTGGCACACTTTTCATCGATGAAGTGGGAGATATCCCCCTGCCGCTGCAAGTGAAGCTTCTTCGTGCGATACAATTCGGCCGCATCGAACGCCTGGGGGGAAGCGAATCGTTGGATCTGGACGTCCGCATCGTTGCGGCGACCAACCGGAATCTGGAGGAGATGATCCGCGAGGGTACATTCCGGGAGGACTTGTATTACCGCCTGAACGTCGTGCCCATCGTCATCCCTCCTCTGCGTCAGCGTCGCGCAGACATCGCTCCGCTCGCGCAGGCATTTGTCGAGAAATACGCGCGGGCAAACAACAAACACGTAACCGCTCTCTCGCGGGAGGCCATGGACGCTCTCGTGCAATACTCCTACCCGGGCAATGTGCGCGAGCTCGAGAACATCGTGCAACGCGCGGTGGTACTCGCCCGGGACGAAATACTCCGCGTCGCGGACCTGCCGGGACATGTTGTGATCCCCGGCACCGCACAGAGACGCGATACAGCCGAGGAGCCACGCGATCTCGCGGAGGCAGTCAACGAGCTCGAACGCACAATGATATCGGAAGCACTGCAGCGGAGCGGCGGAAATCAGGTCCGCGCCGCCGAGATGCTCGCGATTTCCGAGCGCACACTTCGATACAAGATGCAGAAGCTCGGTCTGAAGGGATAA
- a CDS encoding RecX family transcriptional regulator, which produces MEHPIITRIVRQQKRAGRVSIFLDGEFAFGAQDDVVYRFGLAKGVTMTPELRVQVESANAVLEGKRAAERLIARRLRGSGEIRLALRKKGYAQEVIDVVVEDFTRAGLLDDAEFAAAFVRDRMRFKPKSRTMLERELEARGVSPSIVRAVLGELLCGDAERVAAKALARKYLARRAHDAPDVLRRRAFSYLLRRGYSASLVSAVLQELITRSPDEYVEE; this is translated from the coding sequence ATGGAACACCCGATCATCACTCGCATTGTCCGTCAGCAGAAGCGCGCGGGCCGCGTCTCCATTTTCCTCGACGGGGAATTTGCCTTCGGAGCACAGGACGATGTTGTGTATCGCTTCGGCCTTGCGAAAGGTGTGACAATGACGCCGGAGCTGCGTGTGCAGGTGGAGTCGGCCAATGCCGTTCTTGAGGGGAAACGCGCTGCGGAACGTCTTATCGCGCGGCGTCTGCGTGGCTCCGGCGAGATACGGCTTGCTCTGCGGAAAAAGGGCTATGCGCAGGAAGTGATCGATGTCGTTGTCGAGGATTTTACGCGAGCCGGACTTCTCGACGACGCGGAATTTGCGGCCGCATTCGTGCGCGACCGCATGCGCTTCAAGCCGAAGTCGCGCACGATGCTCGAGCGTGAACTCGAGGCGCGCGGCGTTTCTCCATCAATTGTACGCGCCGTCCTCGGCGAACTGCTCTGTGGTGATGCCGAGCGTGTTGCTGCGAAGGCGCTCGCGAGGAAATATCTCGCACGCCGCGCGCATGACGCGCCGGATGTGCTTCGTCGGCGCGCCTTTTCGTATCTGCTGCGAAGAGGGTATTCCGCGTCGCTGGTTTCTGCGGTGCTGCAGGAGTTGATCACCCGCAGCCCGGACGAGTACGTCGAAGAGTGA
- a CDS encoding DUF4249 family protein, which translates to MNTRFRFSISRMLLPALLAVAALLPSCDNSFTPKSDYKERIVVFCVLEPSAPYQMVRLETTYDAATTNPDDALPKRRIDSAIVRINTDRRSYLFTDTLIDVGGGELRRVWISRAFVPAAGASYTMTVQVPGMSTISAAVQVPGRPYLDLDTPNPSAGRLGVTLRAGAISAQAPPKGFYFRLYVEGEAVVNGKTVKLRREVPLRVDNANNDTTWSSPIRSSSLSFSVDHIADVKTRLENVDGARNMQIIGFGYSLDTFIYSYFQTVRGFDDPVSVRQDRPDVTNIVGGVGIFGAIVRDTLSKPYVTVITN; encoded by the coding sequence ATGAATACACGATTCCGATTTAGTATTTCCCGCATGTTGCTGCCGGCCCTCCTGGCCGTGGCCGCGCTGCTGCCGTCCTGCGATAATTCGTTCACACCTAAATCCGATTACAAGGAACGGATCGTCGTGTTCTGCGTGCTGGAACCCTCGGCTCCGTATCAGATGGTGCGGCTCGAGACCACGTACGATGCCGCCACCACAAATCCCGACGATGCTCTGCCGAAGCGCAGGATCGACTCGGCCATCGTGCGCATCAATACCGACCGCCGCTCCTATCTTTTCACCGATACACTCATCGATGTTGGCGGAGGCGAACTGCGCCGTGTGTGGATCTCCCGCGCGTTTGTTCCCGCGGCGGGCGCATCCTATACCATGACCGTGCAGGTACCCGGCATGTCGACGATCAGCGCCGCCGTGCAAGTCCCGGGCCGGCCGTATCTCGATCTCGACACACCCAATCCGTCGGCGGGACGTCTGGGTGTCACACTGCGTGCCGGCGCCATCAGTGCGCAGGCGCCGCCGAAGGGATTCTATTTCCGGCTCTATGTCGAGGGTGAGGCCGTGGTCAACGGCAAGACGGTGAAGCTGCGCCGCGAGGTACCCCTGCGTGTAGACAATGCAAACAACGATACCACCTGGTCGAGCCCCATCCGCTCCTCGTCGCTGTCGTTTTCGGTGGACCATATCGCCGACGTCAAGACGCGGCTCGAAAATGTTGATGGTGCCAGGAACATGCAGATAATCGGCTTCGGCTATTCCCTGGACACTTTCATCTACAGCTACTTTCAGACGGTCCGCGGTTTCGATGATCCCGTGTCGGTTCGCCAGGACAGGCCCGATGTGACAAACATCGTGGGTGGTGTCGGGATTTTTGGCGCCATCGTGCGTGATACGCTCTCGAAGCCGTACGTGACTGTCATCACCAACTAG
- the recA gene encoding recombinase RecA has protein sequence MAEDKEGKLKALGLAVDQIEKAFGKGSIMRMGDGVIAKVEVIPSGSISLDAALGIGGVPRGRIVEIYGPESSGKTTICLHIVAEAQKRNGMAAFVDAEHALDIGYARKIGVDVANLLVSQPENGEQALEIVETLVRSNALDVVIIDSVAALVPKAEIEGEMGDPTMGTQARLMSQALRKLTSAISKSKTTVMFTNQLRSKIGIVFGNPETTTGGNALKFYASIRLDIRRKDVIKDSTGNIIGNRVKVKVVKNKLAPPFREVEFDIFYNEGISHIGDLMDLGVEAGIIQKSGSWFSYENERLGQGREGVRKLLNDTPDLLRRIENEVKKALGIDAADVMPVVEDEEGTTAEKPRKGK, from the coding sequence ATGGCAGAAGACAAGGAAGGAAAACTGAAAGCCCTCGGGCTCGCGGTCGATCAGATCGAGAAGGCCTTCGGCAAGGGCTCGATCATGCGTATGGGCGACGGAGTGATCGCCAAAGTCGAAGTGATCCCTTCAGGATCCATTTCGCTGGATGCGGCACTCGGCATTGGCGGGGTACCGCGCGGGCGAATCGTCGAGATCTACGGACCTGAATCCTCGGGCAAGACGACGATCTGTCTCCACATCGTGGCTGAGGCACAGAAGCGCAACGGCATGGCGGCCTTCGTCGATGCGGAGCATGCCCTCGACATCGGCTATGCGCGCAAGATCGGCGTCGATGTGGCGAATCTGCTGGTATCGCAGCCGGAAAACGGCGAACAGGCGCTGGAAATCGTCGAGACGCTCGTCCGATCAAACGCGCTCGACGTGGTGATCATCGACTCGGTCGCGGCGCTGGTCCCGAAGGCGGAAATCGAGGGCGAGATGGGCGATCCGACCATGGGCACGCAGGCGCGTCTCATGTCGCAGGCGCTGCGCAAACTCACCTCGGCGATTAGCAAGAGCAAGACCACGGTCATGTTCACGAATCAACTCCGGTCGAAAATCGGGATTGTGTTCGGCAATCCTGAAACAACCACGGGCGGCAACGCGCTGAAGTTCTATGCCTCGATCCGTCTAGACATCCGCCGAAAGGACGTGATCAAGGACAGCACCGGGAACATCATCGGCAACCGCGTGAAAGTGAAGGTGGTGAAGAACAAACTCGCTCCGCCTTTCCGCGAAGTGGAGTTCGACATCTTCTACAACGAGGGCATCTCCCATATCGGGGATTTGATGGATCTCGGCGTCGAAGCCGGCATTATCCAGAAGAGCGGCTCGTGGTTCTCGTACGAGAACGAGCGTTTGGGGCAGGGGCGCGAAGGTGTTCGCAAGCTGCTGAACGACACGCCCGATCTTTTGCGCCGTATCGAGAACGAGGTGAAAAAGGCGCTCGGCATCGACGCGGCCGATGTAATGCCCGTGGTTGAGGACGAGGAAGGCACCACGGCAGAGAAACCGCGGAAAGGCAAATAG
- the thpR gene encoding RNA 2',3'-cyclic phosphodiesterase → MKQDSGSIRCFAAMYPDAEALDAIATVLNRLRSSEPRVRWEKLAQVHITAKFIGDICPETAARISDGIRAALGGSPQVHTRIDATGVFPHARAPRIVWLGFRTPQAGILAAVSAVEDICAAEGIDREKKQFTPHMTIGRVKDPSIAADLQEALRSCSFEAIPVTFRAVRVMRSTLTPSGAIHQEIGRADLLSD, encoded by the coding sequence ATGAAACAGGACTCGGGCAGTATCCGCTGCTTCGCGGCCATGTATCCGGATGCGGAGGCGCTCGACGCGATTGCAACCGTGTTGAACCGGCTCCGTTCGAGCGAACCGCGCGTGCGTTGGGAGAAACTTGCGCAGGTGCATATCACCGCAAAATTCATCGGGGACATCTGCCCGGAAACAGCCGCGCGAATATCGGACGGCATCCGCGCCGCACTTGGCGGGAGTCCGCAGGTGCACACACGCATCGATGCAACCGGCGTGTTCCCGCACGCTCGCGCGCCGCGTATCGTGTGGCTCGGATTCAGAACGCCGCAGGCCGGGATTCTCGCGGCAGTGTCGGCCGTCGAGGATATCTGCGCTGCAGAAGGCATCGACCGCGAGAAAAAGCAGTTCACGCCGCATATGACCATCGGCCGCGTGAAGGATCCCTCGATCGCCGCGGATTTGCAAGAGGCCCTGCGCTCCTGTAGCTTCGAAGCTATCCCCGTCACTTTTCGGGCGGTACGCGTGATGCGGAGCACACTCACACCATCCGGCGCCATCCATCAGGAAATCGGACGCGCGGATCTTCTTTCCGATTGA
- a CDS encoding threonylcarbamoyl-AMP synthase: MDTLLLQPVGARERARAVEHAAVCLRQGGVVAFPTETVYGLGANIFSERALHAVFRVKGRPPDNPLIVHVATPDQASELTEAIPPRAHALMEKFWPGPLTLVLRRNALVPDVVTAALDTVALRMPAHPLALALIRAAGVPLAAPSANRSGNPSPTDAAHVIAQLAGRIDVILDGGPCRVGIESTVLDLAASRPRILRPGGVTREQLEDTLRCHVAAARGGTLRPASPGMKYRHYAPAHPLLLLLPRRDEDDAQFRIRFSAMVQRQRLRGLRVGVLAPRAWKSGIDCDAFFSLESGTPADLARVMYRGLHAFDDAGVDVLCCPGVREEGGMADAVMNRLRKAASSVIR, translated from the coding sequence ATGGATACCCTCCTGCTGCAGCCCGTTGGAGCGCGGGAACGCGCCCGGGCGGTGGAACACGCCGCCGTGTGTCTTCGACAGGGCGGAGTCGTCGCGTTTCCGACCGAAACGGTATACGGGCTCGGTGCAAACATTTTTTCCGAACGAGCACTGCACGCCGTATTCCGGGTGAAAGGCCGTCCGCCCGATAATCCGCTGATTGTGCATGTGGCGACGCCGGACCAGGCCTCGGAATTAACCGAGGCGATTCCGCCGCGTGCACATGCGCTCATGGAGAAGTTCTGGCCCGGTCCGTTGACCCTTGTTCTGCGCCGTAATGCGCTTGTGCCCGATGTGGTGACCGCCGCGCTCGACACTGTGGCTCTGCGCATGCCCGCGCACCCGCTGGCCCTTGCTCTCATCCGCGCCGCCGGTGTGCCGCTCGCTGCTCCCTCGGCGAACCGCTCCGGTAATCCGAGCCCCACCGATGCGGCACATGTCATTGCGCAACTGGCCGGACGAATCGACGTGATCCTCGATGGAGGACCCTGCCGCGTGGGCATAGAATCGACGGTCCTCGATCTCGCCGCGTCCCGGCCCCGCATTCTCCGACCGGGCGGTGTGACGCGGGAGCAGCTTGAAGACACGCTGCGCTGTCACGTCGCCGCGGCGCGCGGCGGTACGCTCCGTCCCGCGTCGCCGGGCATGAAGTACCGCCACTACGCGCCCGCGCACCCGCTGCTCCTTCTGCTTCCGCGAAGGGATGAGGACGATGCGCAGTTTCGGATCCGTTTCTCCGCAATGGTGCAGCGACAGCGTCTGCGTGGACTCCGCGTCGGAGTTCTTGCGCCGCGTGCCTGGAAGTCCGGTATCGACTGCGATGCATTTTTTTCGCTCGAATCGGGAACTCCTGCGGATTTGGCGCGTGTAATGTATCGGGGGCTGCATGCGTTCGACGATGCCGGCGTCGATGTGTTATGCTGCCCCGGTGTACGGGAAGAAGGCGGTATGGCTGACGCGGTGATGAACCGTCTGCGGAAGGCGGCAAGCTCCGTCATACGATGA